In Daphnia pulicaria isolate SC F1-1A chromosome 9, SC_F0-13Bv2, whole genome shotgun sequence, the genomic stretch cagctcaatggttaaggcgctgtagttacttccggtatacttccggaattttttttaaagactagcaagtgaacTTTGTTGTGTTTACATTTCTCAATATTGCCAGCTATGTTTAAGCCTTTAATAATGCGAGCTGTTTAAGTTTTGAGCCAAATACCTGATCACTGTTACCTATATGTAAGTTCAATTGTCATGTCGCttttaaataagaattgttctCTCTTTATATTTAGGTAATGCAGAGATGTTGCCTAGATGAACACCAAAAGATTGACGGCAGCCCTAAAATGTCAGCGTGGATCATCATATGTTGTTGGTATttatgtttgtgttagttaacccgttgtctgccacgcctttgttctcccctagctccttagcattGGCCGCGCCGAAAGGCCCTgtcaggcaatgcaccatagggacttcccccttgtcagcccggacttgtcagcaacgGCAAGTCCCatcttggtcatggatccctcagacgtggcgcgtagattagtaaaacaacctacgggttgtatggcgtggcaggcaacgggttaacttaagtgtatatGTAATCGTATGTATGTGTGATTGTAAAAAGTGgcggaattgtgggtggaggtgggacaaaaTACACAATTCTAGTATCAATTTTAGATTGTATATTTCATTACTAAgtgatacaaataaaaataccattGCGACAAATTGCAGGTAACAAAGATAGCACAACTCAAGTTAGATCTGCTACATAATTTAAATCTGATTATCGATAATGTTGAATTCCCTTCTTTGGTCAAGGGCTGACTACAAAATATCTTCAGACACTCTTCAGACTTCATAAAAAACCCTCAACTTCAAACATCGATGAACAATTCACACATGGTAGTAAAAATTAAGTGCAGGCGTGTACTATGTATCTTCACCCATGGATGAACAGCAGCACCATTTTGACCAAGCAGTTGCCGAACCTGCAATAAAAtacagcaaagaaaaaatgtcaataaCAAAGATAGACAAATTCCGGAGTCCGGACAATTTCCCTTTCACCTAAATATCAGCAACATACACACATACCCTTTGGATCACCGTTGAAGTGAAAGAGAAGCAAGCAGTTGACTCATCTTTCCTCATGTTCACTAACCTCATGTTCTAACCATGGCATCAAGTTTAGGGTAgccagaaataataataaaaaagaaacgcgaACAAAATCACGTAGCTGCGCATTACACGTTTAACTGTAATCGGCGCTATTCAAAGGTCGATCAAAATCCCCAAAGATAACGCGAATTTTGGGATGAACTCCTTATCAGGGAgaactaaaaattatttatagacTACCAAACAGTTACCGAGCGTGATTTTCTcgcaggaaaagaagaaagacagaAGGCTCTATATAGACACTCCCAAGAAATGATTGCCATTTCAACGGTAAATGTTCGTTTCGTCTTGTTGTTGCTTTTAAGTTGGTCATTAATCAGTTCGGCCGATGCCACCCTGAATTTGGAGGACAAATTGGGACAGTTGACTCAAAATTACGTAATAcaagtttctatttcataacaattttgaattaaaatcaattgCATTTTCTTCCAACGAATCAGAtgcaatttaaagaaattgttgAAACTAAATTCGAAacgcaatttcaacaactcgAAACCAAAATGTCTCAGCAGCAGGTATTCAAGTACCTTCCTCATTTTAATTCAACCCCaaaatcaattatttccaACTTCTTTTGTCAGAGGCAAATGGTCCGTCatctcaaaattaaaaataggcaACTGGAAGAGAAAGTCATTCGGCTAGAATCTAAAGTTCAAAAACTAGAATCGTCGGTAGTCGTTCtacaagaaaacagaaaaagtatCGATCCACTAACTGGAAGAAGCGCCATCCCGAGGACCTGCAGAGAAGCCCATCTGGCGGACCCATCTCTCGATTCCGGCATGCGCTGGATCGATCCGGACGGACAAGGCGTCGGAGATGATCCCATTTACGTCCATTGCGACATGACTACAGGTACTACCGACACtgggaaaatgttttaaaacaactttttgtgtcctattcttttcctttgaaaaGATACGACATCCGTTCCACACGACAGCGAAGGACCGATGGACGTGGGTCACTGCGCCGATCCGGGATGTTATTCAAAGGCCGTGACGTACAACGCAAGTCTCAGACAGATGGCAGCGTTAGCAAATTTGTCAAGCGAATGCCATCAGTCGATTAAAGTACGATTCAATTAATTgaacaaaattaataattcgATCAAATGAACGTATTTCGGTTTTCCAGTACGATTGCTTCTACGCCCCTTTCGAGTTGGACGGCATCGCATTTTCCTGGTGGAACGACAAAGACGGAAACGACAAATTCTTCTGGGCCGGCGCCACCACGGTTGTCCACACCTGCCAGTGCGGCATCGATGGAAATGGCGTCGAATCTTTTATGAAGTGCAACTGCGATTCTACTGCACCGGAGCAATTGGTCGATAGCGGTAAGATGTTTTCAATTCAAACGCTTAAGATAAAACGATTTCAACTCGATATGATTGAAATGCAGGAGTCATTAATGATAAGGAGATCCTGCCCGTCACCCGATTGAATTTCGGCCGAACTGGGCAAGAATATTCTTCCGGTGTTCACACACTGGGCCGATTCGAATGCACCGGACAAGTGGCCGTCACTGGAATGCCGACGTCGTGCGAAGATCTCTGGAGGATCGGCCACACCCTGAGAGGATTCTATTCCGTTAAAGGAGTCAAAATGGTCGAAAGTGTTTACTGCGATTTTTCAAAACTACCGAACGAAGCAGGTAAGGCAACACCTGTCTTCTTTTTACTACAGCACACTCATTTCTAATTCAATTGAATGGATGGCAGGTTTccagaaatggatcggatacgaCGACATCAAGTCGGCGCCTGTCTACTTCTACGTCCAGCGGAATTCTCTCTTCAACACGGCAAATGTCTCAATTCCTTTCCAGGTTTCCAAATTAAACATCGGCAACGCCATGGATTTGACGACAGGAAAATTCACGGCACCTGTCCCGGGAACGTATTTCTTCTCGTTTACTGGACACGCCCAATTTCCTACGTCATCATCTTTACTTAGTTTAGGAGTAGGTCTCTATCTGAACGGGAATTTTATCGGGTGGGGTTATGTTGAAGAGTACAACACTTTAACTCTGCAATCGACGCTCAATTTACAAAAAGGAGATGAAATTTGGTTGCAGATCACATTAATTTCGGATAGCGTGAGTCTCTTGGATGATGGTAGGAACTGCTGGACCCACTTTACGGGATACattttggaagaagaaatgattttttaaacatgttgTGAGACGGAAAGTAAATAGACTTGACTTAAGATCACAACAAACTAAAGTAAAACGCAGTTCGCAATTCAAATATCTAATTCTATAATGGCACCAACTTTGAGTGGTACACTTCAGAGTTTTGATTAGAGTTTTGTTGACTTTCAAAGAGGAGAAATGTCCATCGACAAAGAGTTAGATGAAAACAAATCggcaaaatagaaaagaaagaaaaaaattggatatCAGTCAGCCCGAGCCAAACAATATGAATAAATGTCGATAAGACGGTACACCCAACAGTCAACTCGCCAGCCTTCAAAGAAGCCCCAACCCCACTCTAACATTGATGGGAGAGGGATGTCTTAGTGAATAAGGTCGTCGTGATTGCTGGACCCTGGTTGATTCTGTTCTCAGCACCTTAGTAATGTAAGCGAAAAGACTGGAGGATAAAACAATCCCATCTTTATCGTATACGGGAGTGGTTCGAAATCTTTTCCCAGGCTGTTTGTTCACGCAAGCTCACGCTAAATAGGTGGAACTAACAAAGAGACGAACGACCACAGCTCACATCCcacacttaaaaaagaaaaaaaaatctcaagcTTCAGTGAATACCCGATCCTCACTTTCAATTTGTTCACTGGTTATTATCATTAAACGAATTATTACATCGGCAAACgagtttttcaactttttggccTTCCCGCAATTCAACTGTTCGTTGCCTGAATGCGAGATTACATTCAAATTCAagcgtttaaaatttttttaaaaaggaatacACCGAACTGTCAGTCAGTGGCTAAAACCAGGGGAAACACTCAAAGGCAGCCATACAAAAATGACATTGCTTCTGCAGAGTGCAGACCAACGGCGAAATTAACTTTGGATTGCAGGATTGGTTAATCTAAATTGTAATTCGTAGATGGGACGAAGGCCATCTACGCCGACACAAAGAGGTTTCACCAAACGTCAAAAACAGGGACCTAAAAATGCGAACCCAGAGCCCTGGATCGTAGAAGCCGCCAATGCCGGCACCAAACAACGAAAATCCCAACGGACAAAAGGGAAATGAGTAATAACAAAAACTGGATTCTCAGCATAACAATCCAAGAGTCAAGAGACTAAAACGACGAACAGCCCAAGTCTAGAATAGATTtaaactgcaaaaaaaggcTAAAGAGGGCTAAAGACTATAAAGGTTCAGTTTTACCTTATTATTAACTTGATGGCCAAATGAATGATTAGGGTAGCAGTGGTGACTTCTGGAGGTGGAAGCGGAATATATACGACGTCCCCATGGATACCTTTGCGCTCACATAGACGTACGCGAGGACAGAAGAGGAACGTGGAAGGAGGAAGGAGGAACGTGGAGGAAActaagtcaattgttgggtacctcGTGGTGTTggtaatcccgtggtgagtgactgcaggtgtgtaacactgtaacagcggacggaagcgatcaCTGGAGTGATCTGACTGGCCAGTGCTAAGACGAGTTGAGTAGCAGCATgagaagcagtgaagctagatgagtgtGCGTCACGAAGATATCGATTGTGCAAAACGTCCATGACTTATCTGTCATCGTGCAGGGACCACACAATT encodes the following:
- the LOC124313025 gene encoding uncharacterized protein LOC124313025; this encodes MIAISTVNVRFVLLLLLSWSLISSADATLNLEDKLGQLTQNYMQFKEIVETKFETQFQQLETKMSQQQRQMVRHLKIKNRQLEEKVIRLESKVQKLESSVVVLQENRKSIDPLTGRSAIPRTCREAHLADPSLDSGMRWIDPDGQGVGDDPIYVHCDMTTDTTSVPHDSEGPMDVGHCADPGCYSKAVTYNASLRQMAALANLSSECHQSIKYDCFYAPFELDGIAFSWWNDKDGNDKFFWAGATTVVHTCQCGIDGNGVESFMKCNCDSTAPEQLVDSGVINDKEILPVTRLNFGRTGQEYSSGVHTLGRFECTGQVAVTGMPTSCEDLWRIGHTLRGFYSVKGVKMVESVYCDFSKLPNEAGFQKWIGYDDIKSAPVYFYVQRNSLFNTANVSIPFQVSKLNIGNAMDLTTGKFTAPVPGTYFFSFTGHAQFPTSSSLLSLGVGLYLNGNFIGWGYVEEYNTLTLQSTLNLQKGDEIWLQITLISDSVSLLDDGRNCWTHFTGYILEEEMIF